Proteins from one Sporichthya brevicatena genomic window:
- a CDS encoding MorD protein: MTRAVSLSELADVVAVLAPAMSAGRRHGTQIVSGERANFATDLTTVYVPASTDPLRWTTVGLALQCSPTKEMTTGFDLAALAPRDRRALRIVEGRAAMGWVIGEWPTLRAVFEQLVPGQESWACTDAAELASRAAELAASDAVLDVPTLFGVLPGERPLSAHRTRVVGDGRRRSRVSWSIKQTKEKFPLAIAVGGPDGEAPRLVPVDEVPDDEAETSDHDRRIGIPYPEWDYRTQRYREDFVTVLERRMSPRTTGATRIDPKLRRWFAAPHQVERRDRLEDGDQIDVTAYVDTYARALAGEHTDDRIYRALMPRQRDVATAILLDATSSLQARGGAGYRLQLACAEALSIAMGSTGERFAVFAFAGETRHRVEVMRLRDFSHPPWMQPAGATIRPSGYTRLGAALRHVTSRLRAVPAERRVLLSIGDAAPSDEGYEGKYAELDVRRATDEALGAGVVLHQIALGRVHPERLERCFGPGRFHCVNRADDLPAVLSRVHEELTRT; the protein is encoded by the coding sequence ATGACCCGCGCGGTCAGCCTCTCCGAGCTCGCGGATGTCGTGGCGGTGCTCGCGCCGGCAATGTCGGCCGGGCGCCGCCACGGCACTCAGATCGTCTCCGGTGAGCGCGCCAACTTCGCCACCGACCTCACGACGGTCTACGTCCCCGCCTCGACGGATCCCTTGCGCTGGACCACCGTCGGGCTCGCACTCCAGTGCTCCCCGACCAAGGAGATGACCACCGGGTTCGATCTGGCTGCGCTCGCGCCGCGGGATCGCCGGGCGCTGCGGATCGTCGAGGGCCGGGCCGCGATGGGGTGGGTCATCGGCGAATGGCCGACCCTGCGTGCCGTCTTCGAGCAACTCGTGCCGGGCCAGGAATCTTGGGCCTGCACGGACGCGGCCGAGCTGGCTTCGCGGGCCGCGGAGCTCGCGGCGAGCGACGCCGTCCTGGACGTCCCGACTCTGTTCGGAGTGCTTCCTGGCGAGCGTCCGTTGAGCGCGCACCGCACCCGCGTGGTCGGGGACGGCCGCCGGCGCAGCCGTGTGTCGTGGTCGATCAAACAGACCAAGGAGAAGTTTCCGCTGGCGATCGCCGTCGGCGGTCCGGACGGTGAGGCACCGCGCCTCGTGCCTGTCGACGAGGTGCCTGACGACGAAGCCGAGACCAGCGACCACGACCGCCGGATCGGCATTCCCTACCCCGAGTGGGACTACCGGACCCAGCGCTATCGAGAGGACTTCGTGACGGTGCTCGAACGCCGGATGTCTCCACGAACGACGGGTGCAACACGCATCGATCCGAAGTTGCGCCGCTGGTTCGCCGCACCCCATCAGGTGGAACGACGCGACCGGCTGGAGGACGGCGACCAGATCGACGTGACTGCCTACGTGGACACCTACGCGCGGGCGCTCGCCGGCGAGCACACCGACGACCGGATCTACCGCGCCCTGATGCCCCGTCAGCGCGATGTCGCGACCGCGATCCTGCTCGACGCCACATCCTCACTGCAGGCCCGCGGCGGAGCGGGGTACCGTCTGCAGCTCGCATGTGCCGAGGCCCTGTCGATCGCCATGGGGTCAACCGGCGAACGGTTCGCTGTCTTCGCCTTCGCGGGCGAGACCCGTCATCGCGTCGAGGTCATGCGGTTGCGGGACTTCTCCCACCCACCCTGGATGCAACCGGCGGGAGCGACGATCCGGCCCTCCGGGTACACACGGCTGGGCGCGGCTCTGCGCCATGTCACCAGCCGCCTGCGGGCAGTTCCGGCTGAGCGCCGCGTGCTGCTCTCGATCGGTGACGCCGCTCCCTCCGACGAGGGATACGAAGGGAAGTACGCCGAGCTGGACGTGCGGCGCGCGACCGACGAGGCGCTCGGCGCCGGCGTCGTCCTTCATCAGATCGCGCTCGGCCGGGTGCACCCGGAACGGCTGGAGCGCTGTTTCGGACCAGGCCGGTTCCACTGCGTGAACCGAGCTGACGACCTCCCGGCCGTACTGAGCCGGGTGCATGAGGAGCTGACGAGGACGTGA
- a CDS encoding glucose 1-dehydrogenase — protein MSSAAMSNPEPAGRLVGRRILVTGGGRGIGRAIALALAAEGADLGLVSRSLPDLEVAAKEVRALGRTAVVATMDVTDPDSVEHATDQVVAELGGIDVLVNNSGVITASRLLDTSVAEWDRVMDTNLRGTFLVCRAAGRHLVAQEHGKVINVASHFGLMAASGFSAYCASKAGILHFTKVLALEWARHNVQVNAIAPGYVATDLNTDLREDEARTARIVSRIPARRMAEPREIGPLAVLLASPDSDFMTGSVLVVDGGEAT, from the coding sequence GTGAGCAGCGCAGCGATGTCGAATCCTGAACCCGCCGGCCGACTGGTTGGGCGCCGGATCCTGGTCACCGGGGGCGGCCGCGGGATCGGGCGAGCGATCGCCCTCGCGCTGGCCGCTGAGGGTGCCGACCTCGGTCTGGTGTCCCGGAGCCTGCCCGATCTGGAGGTTGCGGCCAAGGAGGTCCGCGCCCTGGGCCGCACTGCCGTCGTGGCCACCATGGACGTCACCGACCCGGACAGCGTCGAGCACGCCACCGATCAGGTGGTGGCTGAACTCGGCGGAATCGACGTCCTGGTCAACAACTCCGGCGTGATCACCGCGTCCCGACTGTTGGACACCAGCGTCGCGGAGTGGGACCGCGTGATGGACACCAATCTGCGCGGCACGTTCCTGGTCTGCCGGGCGGCCGGACGTCACCTGGTTGCGCAGGAGCACGGCAAGGTCATCAACGTCGCGAGCCACTTCGGGTTGATGGCCGCATCCGGGTTCAGCGCGTACTGCGCGTCCAAGGCCGGGATCCTGCACTTCACCAAGGTGCTGGCTCTGGAGTGGGCCCGGCACAACGTCCAGGTCAACGCCATCGCGCCGGGCTACGTCGCGACCGATCTCAACACCGACCTGCGCGAGGACGAGGCCCGCACCGCGCGGATCGTCAGCCGGATCCCGGCCCGGCGGATGGCCGAGCCGCGCGAGATCGGCCCGCTCGCAGTTCTCCTCGCGTCGCCGGACTCGGACTTCATGACCGGATCCGTCCTGGTCGTCGACGGGGGCGAGGCCACCTGA
- a CDS encoding alpha/beta hydrolase fold domain-containing protein: MSTTVSSEELRSQVFAMWRSMLPDRPDVTIEEFRAGYDRMFRDFPIDPGASITEVDAGGVRSLLVQIGGPDPERYVVYFHGGGLMCGNPEGVRGTAALLARAADAAVLVPDYRLAPEHAYPAAIDDALAATRWLLASRGVDPSRLAVLGDSAGGALAALCALRLGAEGPGAPAALVGWSPWLDWTVSGATVETKAAVDPIASGPSLLMSAAAYLQGHDAADPAVSALFADLAELPPTLLEVGSEEVLLDDSVRFAARAEAAGVEVTLEVADGLPHVYQYFASFLAEGQASIDRTGSFIVKHTA; encoded by the coding sequence ATGTCAACCACCGTCAGCTCGGAGGAGCTCCGCTCCCAGGTCTTCGCCATGTGGCGGAGCATGTTGCCGGACCGTCCGGACGTCACCATCGAGGAGTTCCGGGCCGGTTACGACCGGATGTTCCGCGACTTCCCGATCGACCCGGGCGCGTCGATCACCGAGGTCGACGCGGGGGGCGTGCGTTCTCTGCTCGTGCAGATCGGTGGCCCCGACCCGGAGCGCTACGTCGTGTACTTCCACGGCGGTGGCCTCATGTGCGGCAATCCGGAGGGAGTGCGCGGCACCGCCGCTCTGCTCGCCCGGGCCGCCGACGCGGCGGTGCTCGTGCCCGACTACCGACTCGCCCCCGAACACGCCTACCCCGCCGCCATCGACGATGCGCTCGCGGCCACCCGCTGGCTGCTGGCCTCACGGGGCGTGGACCCGAGCCGGCTCGCGGTGCTCGGGGACTCTGCCGGCGGTGCGCTCGCGGCGCTCTGCGCGCTCCGTCTCGGCGCCGAGGGACCGGGCGCCCCGGCAGCGCTCGTGGGCTGGTCACCCTGGTTGGACTGGACGGTCTCGGGCGCCACGGTGGAGACGAAAGCGGCTGTCGATCCCATCGCCAGCGGCCCCTCGCTCCTGATGTCGGCTGCCGCGTACCTGCAGGGCCACGACGCCGCCGACCCGGCCGTCTCGGCGCTGTTCGCGGACCTCGCCGAACTCCCTCCCACGTTGCTCGAGGTGGGCAGCGAGGAGGTCCTGCTGGACGACTCGGTCCGATTCGCCGCCAGGGCCGAGGCGGCCGGCGTCGAGGTGACCCTCGAGGTCGCCGACGGACTGCCGCACGTCTACCAGTACTTCGCCTCTTTCCTCGCCGAGGGCCAGGCCTCGATCGATCGCACCGGCAGCTTCATCGTCAAGCACACCGCCTGA
- a CDS encoding helix-turn-helix domain-containing protein has translation MPKDTAPRRLRADAQRNVDALLDAAKAVFATSGVDAPAKEIADLAGVGVGTLYRHFPQRSDLVKAVVQSEIDACADAAPKLSAKHEPVVALTKWLHRYTQFLGTKRGLAPALHSGDPAFDALPDYFMQRLGPALAALLDAAAADGAIGADVSAKDLLHAVANLCMPVDDLGVAYSQRMVALLVDGLRYRAAGGCPVPAQ, from the coding sequence GTGCCCAAGGACACCGCACCGCGGCGACTGCGCGCGGACGCGCAGCGCAACGTCGACGCTCTGCTCGACGCCGCGAAGGCCGTCTTCGCAACCTCGGGCGTGGACGCGCCCGCGAAGGAGATCGCCGACCTCGCGGGCGTCGGCGTCGGAACGCTGTACCGGCACTTCCCGCAGCGCTCCGACCTGGTCAAGGCCGTGGTCCAGAGCGAGATCGACGCCTGCGCCGACGCGGCGCCGAAGCTGAGCGCGAAGCATGAACCGGTCGTGGCGCTCACGAAGTGGCTGCACCGCTACACCCAGTTCCTCGGCACCAAGCGCGGACTCGCGCCGGCGCTCCACTCGGGAGATCCGGCGTTCGACGCCCTGCCCGACTACTTCATGCAGCGACTCGGCCCCGCCCTCGCTGCTCTGCTCGACGCCGCGGCCGCCGACGGCGCGATCGGCGCCGACGTCAGCGCCAAGGACCTGCTGCACGCCGTCGCCAACCTCTGCATGCCCGTGGACGACCTGGGAGTCGCCTACAGCCAGCGCATGGTCGCGCTCCTCGTCGACGGCCTTCGCTACCGCGCGGCGGGAGGATGTCCGGTTCCGGCGCAGTGA
- a CDS encoding acyclic terpene utilization AtuA family protein, whose protein sequence is MTEKIVIANCGGFWGDDPTAARRQVEGGPIDYLVMDYLAEVTMAILQKQKAKRPELGYAGDFLTQLRDVLVSCMDKGVTIIANAGGVNPHACAAAVEKLAEELGVRDKVKLGVVSGDDLYSDLDELLAAGQALTNMETGRPLSDIRGQVQSANVYIGAPAIVRALELGANVIVAGRVTDTSVAMAPMIHRFGWAGDDWDKLAAGVVAGHIIECGCQCTGGNFTDWHLVPDHRNMGYPLVEVYPNGEFVVTKHPGTGGLVSVHTVSEQLLYEMGGPAYLSPDCIARFDSIELTQQGPDRVRVSGIVGAPPPELLKVAVSYSDGYRSVGRLLLSGPDTLRKANKVAEIFWHAAGGQDLYEEASTQFIGWDASHPSLTATEPSEVLIQFGVRDRDKAKIEAHFAPMVVGIMLQALPGMTVPADQGRPRVAEVVAHWPALISRDAVKATVTVDGNTEPVSSAAAAYTDVRVPPAPLNKPTPADDARPLEELAAEGETVTVPLMQLCIGRSGDKGDTGNVGIRARSPEIYHWIQANITSEVVKQQFKDICYGEVERFELPNLLALNFLLHESLGGGGANSLRFDAQGKTFSQYLLSMEVTVPAALAANTG, encoded by the coding sequence GTGACCGAGAAGATCGTCATCGCCAACTGTGGCGGGTTCTGGGGGGACGACCCCACGGCGGCCCGGCGGCAGGTCGAGGGTGGGCCGATCGACTACCTGGTCATGGACTACCTGGCCGAGGTGACGATGGCGATTCTGCAGAAGCAGAAGGCCAAGCGCCCGGAGCTGGGGTACGCGGGGGATTTCCTGACCCAGTTGCGGGACGTGCTGGTGTCCTGCATGGACAAGGGCGTCACGATCATCGCGAACGCCGGTGGGGTGAACCCGCACGCGTGCGCGGCGGCGGTCGAGAAGCTCGCGGAGGAGCTCGGGGTGCGGGACAAGGTCAAGCTGGGTGTGGTGTCCGGGGACGACCTGTACTCGGACCTGGACGAGCTGCTGGCCGCGGGTCAGGCGCTGACGAACATGGAGACCGGCCGGCCGCTCTCGGACATCCGCGGGCAGGTGCAGTCGGCGAATGTCTACATCGGGGCGCCGGCGATCGTGCGGGCCCTGGAGCTGGGTGCGAACGTGATCGTCGCCGGCCGGGTCACCGACACCTCGGTGGCGATGGCGCCGATGATCCACCGCTTCGGCTGGGCCGGCGACGACTGGGACAAGCTGGCTGCGGGTGTGGTGGCCGGGCACATCATCGAGTGCGGCTGCCAGTGCACGGGCGGGAACTTCACCGACTGGCACCTGGTCCCTGACCACCGCAACATGGGCTATCCGCTGGTCGAGGTCTACCCGAACGGTGAGTTCGTGGTGACCAAGCACCCCGGTACCGGCGGTCTGGTCTCGGTGCACACGGTTTCCGAGCAGCTGCTGTACGAGATGGGCGGCCCGGCCTACCTGTCCCCGGACTGCATCGCCCGCTTCGACTCGATCGAGCTGACCCAGCAGGGCCCGGACCGGGTCCGCGTCTCCGGCATCGTCGGCGCCCCGCCGCCGGAGCTGCTCAAGGTCGCCGTGTCCTACTCCGACGGATACCGCTCGGTCGGCCGACTGCTCCTCTCGGGCCCGGACACCCTGCGCAAGGCCAACAAGGTCGCCGAGATCTTCTGGCACGCCGCGGGCGGTCAGGACCTCTACGAGGAGGCCTCGACCCAGTTCATCGGCTGGGACGCCTCCCACCCCTCGCTGACCGCGACCGAGCCCAGTGAGGTCCTGATCCAGTTCGGCGTCCGCGACCGCGACAAGGCCAAGATCGAGGCGCACTTCGCCCCGATGGTCGTCGGCATCATGCTCCAGGCCCTGCCCGGCATGACCGTCCCCGCCGACCAGGGCCGCCCGCGCGTGGCCGAGGTCGTCGCCCACTGGCCCGCGCTGATCTCCCGGGACGCGGTCAAGGCCACCGTGACGGTGGACGGCAACACCGAGCCGGTGTCCTCGGCCGCCGCGGCCTACACCGACGTCCGCGTCCCACCGGCGCCGCTGAACAAGCCCACCCCGGCCGACGACGCCCGCCCGCTGGAGGAGCTGGCCGCAGAGGGGGAGACCGTGACCGTCCCGCTGATGCAGCTGTGCATCGGGCGCTCTGGGGACAAGGGCGACACGGGCAACGTCGGCATCCGCGCCCGCAGCCCCGAGATCTATCACTGGATTCAGGCCAACATCACCAGCGAGGTCGTCAAGCAGCAGTTCAAGGACATCTGCTACGGCGAGGTCGAGCGTTTCGAACTGCCCAACCTGCTCGCCCTGAACTTCCTGCTCCACGAGAGCCTCGGCGGCGGCGGCGCGAACTCCCTGCGCTTCGACGCCCAGGGCAAGACCTTCTCCCAGTACCTGCTCTCCATGGAGGTCACCGTCCCCGCGGCCCTGGCCGCGAACACAGGCTGA
- a CDS encoding TIGR03084 family metal-binding protein — protein sequence MAISMTALAADLGAETDEVERMLESMSEQDWNLPTPAEGWLIRDQISHLAYFDDMTVLSLTDPERFIEEARTAASPDLADRMVRRQREIAVDDLHAWFRRARNELLDRAAAGNPADRVPWYGPPMSLASSITARIMETWAHGQDIADALGVSRDPSGRLRHVAHIGIGARAYSFQVRGMDVPSDPIRVELEAPDGSGWTWGPADAADQVVGDALEFCLVVTQRRHLADTGLTIVGETAATWMTIAQAFAGPAGPGRPDPSARDTAPGSAGLDTSAP from the coding sequence ATGGCGATCAGCATGACGGCCCTGGCCGCCGACCTGGGTGCGGAGACGGACGAGGTCGAGCGCATGCTCGAGTCGATGAGTGAGCAGGACTGGAACCTGCCGACGCCAGCTGAGGGCTGGCTGATCCGGGATCAGATCTCACACCTGGCCTACTTCGACGACATGACGGTGCTGTCGCTCACCGATCCCGAGCGCTTCATCGAGGAGGCCCGGACCGCGGCGAGCCCCGACCTGGCCGACCGGATGGTTCGTCGGCAACGAGAGATCGCGGTCGACGACCTGCACGCGTGGTTCCGCCGTGCTCGCAACGAACTGCTCGATCGCGCTGCCGCGGGGAACCCGGCCGATCGGGTTCCCTGGTACGGGCCTCCGATGAGTCTCGCCTCCTCGATAACCGCGCGGATCATGGAGACGTGGGCGCACGGCCAGGACATCGCGGACGCCCTCGGCGTCTCCCGCGATCCGTCCGGTCGGCTGCGGCACGTGGCCCACATCGGGATCGGGGCCCGGGCGTACAGCTTCCAGGTCCGCGGTATGGACGTCCCGAGCGATCCGATCCGTGTGGAACTCGAAGCGCCGGACGGCTCCGGGTGGACCTGGGGCCCCGCGGACGCGGCCGACCAGGTCGTCGGCGATGCCTTGGAGTTTTGCCTGGTCGTCACGCAGCGGCGGCATCTCGCCGACACCGGTCTGACGATCGTCGGCGAAACCGCGGCCACCTGGATGACGATCGCCCAAGCCTTCGCAGGCCCCGCCGGCCCGGGACGTCCGGACCCGTCCGCCCGGGACACCGCCCCTGGCTCCGCGGGTCTCGATACGTCGGCGCCGTAG
- a CDS encoding AAA family ATPase yields the protein MTTEATSESPYYLAAGSEQKAIRIACERGLAVMLTGPTGCGKTRLVRSIAAELDRPLVTVSCHDDLTASDLLGRYLVVGGDVRWVDGPLTTAVREGSVCYLDEVAEARRDTLAVLHSLLDDRRELFLDRTGESVPAAPGFALLASYNPESRSLLKELKPSFRQRFVTLSVTYLPPEQEALVVQHESGVPEDVATALVRSAVALRRSEHAGIEPPSTRLLVAAASLVAAGLPLESAVRIGLVNPLSVEGAVALALDELLRAEGVLT from the coding sequence GTGACGACAGAAGCAACGAGCGAGTCGCCCTATTACCTGGCGGCCGGGTCGGAGCAGAAGGCGATCCGCATCGCGTGCGAACGTGGGCTCGCCGTGATGCTGACCGGCCCGACCGGTTGCGGCAAGACCCGGCTGGTTCGATCCATTGCCGCCGAACTCGACCGCCCCCTGGTCACCGTCTCCTGCCACGACGACCTCACCGCGAGCGATCTGCTCGGGCGGTACCTCGTCGTGGGCGGAGACGTCCGCTGGGTGGACGGGCCGCTCACGACCGCGGTCCGGGAGGGGTCGGTCTGCTATCTCGACGAGGTCGCGGAGGCCCGCCGGGACACCCTCGCCGTGCTGCACTCCCTCCTCGACGACCGACGCGAACTCTTCCTCGACCGGACCGGCGAATCGGTGCCCGCGGCACCCGGATTCGCTTTGCTCGCCTCCTACAACCCGGAGTCGCGCAGTCTCCTCAAGGAACTGAAGCCGTCATTCCGGCAGCGGTTCGTGACGCTGTCCGTCACCTACCTGCCCCCCGAGCAGGAAGCGCTCGTCGTTCAGCACGAGTCCGGCGTTCCCGAGGACGTCGCCACCGCGCTGGTCCGCAGCGCCGTCGCCCTGCGGCGGTCCGAGCACGCCGGGATCGAACCGCCGTCCACCCGGCTCCTGGTCGCCGCCGCCTCACTGGTTGCCGCAGGGCTACCGCTGGAGAGTGCGGTGCGCATCGGGCTGGTCAACCCGCTTTCCGTCGAGGGCGCGGTGGCGCTCGCGCTCGACGAACTTCTCCGCGCCGAGGGAGTACTGACGTGA
- a CDS encoding aldo/keto reductase, translating into MQYRNLGRTGIKVSPYALGAMMFGASIGNTDHDDSIRIIHKALDAGINFIDTADAYSGGESERIVGKALQGRRDDVVLATKVHLPMGDDPNRRGNSRRWILTAVEDSLRRLQTDYIDLYQIHRPDPDTDIEVTLSALSDLVRSGKVRAIGSSAMPASDIVEAQWVAERRGLERFRTEQPTYSILNRGIENEVLPVAQRYGMGALVWSPLAKGMLTGRIRKGRPTDLHRVAMFTSLSDKRRLDAVEQIAALADEVGLPMTHLAVAFAIAHPGVTSAIIGPRTMEHLDDLLAGAEVRLTDEILDRIDQIVPPGTDVGAPDRSAYLPPALQQSTLRRRPGHERAAA; encoded by the coding sequence ATGCAGTACCGCAACCTCGGACGCACCGGTATCAAGGTCAGCCCCTACGCGCTCGGCGCGATGATGTTCGGGGCGTCGATCGGCAACACCGACCACGACGACTCGATCCGGATCATCCACAAGGCGCTGGACGCCGGCATCAACTTCATCGACACAGCTGACGCGTACTCAGGCGGCGAGTCCGAACGCATCGTGGGGAAGGCGCTGCAAGGTCGGCGCGACGACGTCGTCCTTGCGACCAAGGTGCATCTCCCGATGGGGGACGACCCCAACCGGCGAGGCAACTCGAGGCGCTGGATTCTGACCGCGGTGGAGGACTCGCTGCGTCGTCTGCAGACCGACTACATCGACCTGTACCAGATTCACCGTCCGGACCCCGACACCGACATCGAGGTGACGCTGTCCGCGCTCTCCGACCTGGTGCGCAGCGGAAAGGTCCGCGCGATCGGGTCCTCCGCGATGCCCGCCTCCGACATCGTCGAGGCGCAGTGGGTGGCCGAGCGGCGCGGTCTCGAACGCTTCCGCACCGAACAGCCGACCTACTCGATCCTCAACCGCGGCATCGAGAACGAAGTGCTTCCCGTCGCGCAGCGGTACGGGATGGGCGCGCTGGTCTGGAGCCCCCTCGCCAAGGGCATGCTCACCGGGCGCATCCGCAAGGGGCGGCCGACCGACCTCCACCGCGTCGCCATGTTCACGAGCCTCAGCGACAAGCGCCGGCTCGACGCCGTCGAGCAGATCGCGGCGCTCGCCGACGAGGTCGGCCTGCCGATGACGCACCTGGCCGTGGCGTTCGCGATCGCACACCCCGGCGTCACCAGCGCGATCATCGGGCCCCGCACCATGGAGCATCTCGACGACCTGCTCGCGGGCGCCGAGGTCCGGCTGACCGACGAGATCCTCGACCGGATCGACCAGATCGTCCCCCCGGGCACCGACGTCGGCGCCCCCGACCGCTCCGCCTACCTCCCCCCGGCCCTTCAGCAGTCGACGCTCCGCCGTCGCCCCGGCCACGAGCGGGCGGCGGCCTGA
- a CDS encoding LLM class flavin-dependent oxidoreductase, with protein MARQCGMLFEMQVDRDPRPGEKHTAFDSEGKAYEVEAVFTPETTHRAFHNVVDQIVLAEKCGFSSAWFVEHHFYEEASQSSAPDVMLAHIAAKTDRIRLGHGVRLLPHAYNHPVRAAESAAVLDLLSNGRLEFGTGRSLSRLELEGFGIDPATTREQWESGLEIIVDAWTKEVLERPDGPIVIPPRSVVPKPLQQPHPPLWAATTGAPGHELMGRKGLGLLSFTLLLPVEELARRIGLYREGIAQAEPVGHVVNNQVAAMTMVHCHEDGQVARERAGQAVMNYLEWAFGAFVGAAKWMDPREGTYNYLQEMMGFDFEQLTFDFVNDNDMVIVGTPDECKKKAERYFDAGVDQMLCQMTLPGVQHEHIMESIELFGREVIPAIT; from the coding sequence GTGGCCCGACAGTGCGGGATGTTGTTCGAGATGCAGGTCGACCGGGACCCCCGCCCGGGCGAGAAGCACACGGCCTTCGACTCCGAGGGGAAGGCGTACGAGGTCGAGGCGGTCTTCACACCGGAGACCACCCACCGCGCCTTCCACAACGTCGTCGACCAGATCGTGCTGGCCGAGAAGTGTGGGTTCAGCAGCGCCTGGTTCGTCGAGCACCACTTCTACGAGGAAGCCTCGCAGAGCTCGGCGCCGGACGTGATGCTCGCGCACATCGCGGCGAAGACCGACCGGATCCGCCTCGGGCACGGCGTGCGGTTGCTGCCGCACGCCTACAACCACCCGGTGCGCGCAGCCGAATCGGCGGCCGTCCTGGACCTGCTGTCCAACGGGCGCCTGGAGTTCGGAACCGGCCGCAGCCTCAGCCGCCTGGAACTTGAGGGCTTCGGGATCGATCCCGCCACCACCCGCGAGCAGTGGGAGTCGGGGCTGGAGATCATCGTGGACGCGTGGACCAAGGAGGTGCTCGAGCGCCCCGACGGTCCGATCGTCATCCCGCCTCGCTCGGTGGTGCCCAAGCCGCTCCAGCAGCCGCATCCGCCACTGTGGGCCGCCACCACCGGCGCACCCGGTCACGAACTGATGGGCCGTAAGGGTTTGGGGCTTCTCTCGTTCACGCTCCTGCTGCCCGTGGAGGAACTCGCCCGGCGCATCGGCCTGTACCGCGAAGGCATCGCCCAGGCCGAGCCGGTGGGCCACGTCGTCAACAATCAGGTCGCGGCGATGACGATGGTGCACTGCCACGAGGACGGTCAGGTGGCCCGCGAGCGGGCAGGCCAGGCGGTCATGAACTATCTCGAGTGGGCGTTCGGAGCCTTCGTCGGTGCCGCCAAGTGGATGGACCCGCGCGAAGGCACCTACAACTACCTCCAAGAGATGATGGGCTTCGACTTCGAGCAGTTGACGTTCGACTTCGTCAACGACAACGACATGGTCATCGTCGGCACGCCCGACGAGTGCAAGAAGAAGGCCGAGCGCTACTTCGACGCCGGGGTCGACCAGATGCTGTGCCAGATGACGCTGCCCGGCGTTCAGCACGAGCACATCATGGAGTCGATCGAGCTGTTCGGGCGCGAGGTCATCCCCGCGATCACCTGA
- a CDS encoding TetR/AcrR family transcriptional regulator produces the protein MAKPVPKQMAEKLLAVTEQVVQPGGPVRINDVVDATGISRSTLYYYFESAEELTRFLLVDKLAAIGETVQKEVSAATGPTERLVAVLDATLRVTTEQPALASALLRANLAGENFGQQLRETKEVVFGALREIVQDGVREGTFIPVDVEDVMALIMGGVAMASLDELNRGGPDPAALRHTVRSVIARGLLADPTSFAL, from the coding sequence ATGGCGAAGCCGGTTCCGAAGCAGATGGCCGAGAAGCTCCTGGCCGTGACCGAACAGGTGGTCCAGCCCGGGGGGCCGGTGCGGATCAACGACGTCGTCGACGCGACCGGGATCTCCCGGTCGACGCTCTACTACTACTTCGAGAGCGCGGAGGAGCTGACCCGCTTCCTCCTGGTCGACAAACTCGCGGCCATCGGTGAGACGGTGCAGAAGGAGGTCTCGGCAGCGACCGGCCCGACTGAGCGCCTGGTTGCCGTCCTGGACGCCACCCTGCGGGTGACAACCGAACAGCCGGCTCTGGCCTCGGCGTTGCTGCGGGCCAATCTCGCGGGCGAGAACTTCGGCCAGCAGCTCCGCGAGACCAAGGAAGTGGTCTTCGGTGCGTTGCGCGAGATCGTGCAGGACGGCGTCCGGGAAGGCACCTTCATCCCGGTCGACGTGGAGGACGTCATGGCGCTGATCATGGGCGGCGTCGCGATGGCCAGTCTGGATGAGCTGAATCGCGGCGGGCCGGACCCGGCGGCTCTCCGCCACACCGTGCGATCGGTCATCGCGCGCGGCCTCCTCGCGGACCCGACGTCGTTCGCCCTGTGA